From Rhodopseudomonas palustris:
CTTCGGCGACGACCGGCCGGACTGTTCGCAAGCCGACCTGGCGCAGGCGATCGTCATGGCGCTGGATCACGGCGCCCACGTCATCCACATCAGCGGCGGCTTGTTCGAGGGGCGGCGGCAGCCGACCGCCGAACTCAGCGCGGCGGTCGCGCAATGCAACGACCACAACGCGCTGATCGTCGCCGGCGCCGGCCGCGACGGCTGCGCCAGCCTGCTGCGCCGCTGCGGCGCGACGAATCTTCTGCCGGTCGGCGCGATCGACAGACACGGCCGGCTGATCGGCGGCGGCGACGCCAGCCTGCACGAGATCGGCATCGCCGTGCCCGGCGCCAGACTGATCGGCGCGGCGCGGGAAGGCGGCATCAGCGAGCGCCGCGGCGCGAACTACTCCGCGGCGCTGATCGCCGGCATTGCCGGGCTGCTGCTCGGGGCGCAGACCGCCACCGGTCAGGCGCCGGACCCCGCCGCAGCGATCGAGGCGATCCTCGGCAGCGCGACGCCGCGGCTCGCGGCGCGGACCGACGAGTGCCAGCGCGCCTGGATCGGGCGGGCGAATGTCGAGGCCGCAGCGGCCCGCCTCACCGGCGTGATCTATGACAGCGCCGCCAACTCGCCGTTCGGACTTTGGCATCTGGCCCAGACCAATCCGCAATCATCGGTTCACGCCGCGTTCCGACCGCGAGCGTGATCGCACCACAAGGAGCGGTTACTTCGCGCCCTCGCCCGCGACGCCGCGCTCCGGCGCCAACGCCACGCCCTTGACCTGCGCGAACACGTCGAGGCCTTCGGCGAGCCGCAACTGATCCCACGACCGCCGCGTCACTCGCGCCAGCAGCCGGGCTCCCCGCCCATCCGGACCGAGCGCGAGCACGACGAGAATTTCGTTCGGACCGACCGGCGACGTGGCGACGATCCGCGCCGGCAGCGCATTGAGGATCGAGGTGCCGTGCGGCGCCTCGCGCGCGAGGCTGACATCGCCCGCGGCGATCCTGATCCGCCGGCGGTCGCCGGTCGCCACCGGCGCGGACGGCACCAGCAGGTGACCGCCGTCGATCCGCAGCGTCAGCAGGCCGTAGCCCGGATCGTAAGCCTCCACGATGGCGTCGAAATTCACCGCCGCGTCGCGCGCTGTCGCCAGCGGCAGCGCCGGATCGCTCTGCAGTTCATGCAACGGGCCGGCCGCCAGAACCTTGCCGGCCCGCATCAGCACCAGATGATCGGCGAGGCGTTCGATCTCGGCCATGTCGTGGCTGACATAGATCACCGGCAGCGACAGCCGCGCATGCAGACGCTCCAGGAACGGCAGGATTTCGTCCTTGGTCAGCCGGTCGAGCGCCGACAACGGCTCGTCCATCAGCAGCAGTTTCGGCTGCGACAGCAGCGCGCGGCCGATCGCGACGCGCTGGCGCTCGCCGCCGGACAGATTGCGCGGCGCGCGCTCGAGCAGCCGCGCCAGCCCGAGCAGGTCGATCACCTCGTCGAAGCCGATCGCGCCCGCGGTCGCGAGCGCGTCGCCGTGCGGCGCGCCGTACAGTAGATTGGCTTTCACCGACAGATGCTGGAACAGGCTGGCTTCCTGAAACACGTAGCCGATCGGGCGCTGATGCGGCTTCAGGAAGATCGCGTCGTCCTGCCAGATGTCGCCGTCGACTTCGCAACGACTGCCGGGCAGACGCTGCAGCCCCGCCAGGCAGCGCAGCACCGTCGACTTGCCGCAACCGCTCGGACCGAACAGGCCGGTGATGCCGGTCGCCGGCACGCTGAACGCCGCATCGAGCGCGAAGCCGCCGAGCCGGCCGCGGAATTCGCCACGGATACTGCGCGGAGCGGTCGCCCTCATCCGCGGATCCGCGCGGTGCGTTTTTCCAGCATCATCATGGTGAGGATCACCACGAAGGCGAACGCCGCCATGCCGCCGGCGAGGATATTGGCCTCACGCCATTGCGAGGTCTCGACATAGTCGTAGATCGCCACGCTCAGCACCTTGGTGCTGCCCGGGATGTTGCCGCCGATCATCAGCACGATGCCGAACTCGCCGACGGTGTGGGCGAAGCCGAGCACCGCGCCGGCTAGAAAGCCCGGCCGCGCCAGCGGCACCGCCACCGTCCAGAACGCCTTCAGCGGCGAGGCGCGCAGCGTCGCGGCGACTTCCAGCGGCCGGTCGCCGATCGCGTCGAAGGCGTTGCGGATCGGCTGCACCACGAACGGCATCGAATAGATCACCGAGCCGAACACCAGCCCGCCGAACGTGAAGGCCAGCGTGCGTCCGCCCCACAGCGACGCCAGCGCGCCGCCCGGCCCGTCCGGCCCCATCAGGACCAAGAGATAAAAGCCGAGCACGGTCGGCGGCAGCACCAGCGGCATCGCCACGACGGCTGCGACGCCCTCCTTCCACGCCGCCCTGGAGCGCGACAGCCACCACGCGATCGGCGTGCCGACGATCAGCAGGATGATCGTGGTGATGGCCGCGAGTTCGATGGTGAGCCACACCGGCTGCCAGATGTCGGGGGGGAGATTATGCATAAGTGATCAGGACTGAGGTGCTGAAGGAAACGAGGCCGTCCTCCGTCATTGCGAGCGAAGCGAAGCAATCCATGCGGCAAACACCGAACTGGATTGCTTCGTCGCTGCGCTCCTCGCAATGACGGAGAGGCTTCAGCATGACAGCGTCAGCTCACCTTGCCGGGCTCGTAGCCGTACTTTTCGATGATCGCGCGCGCCTCGGGGCCTTTCAGGAAGTCGATGAAGGCCTTGGCCGCGACATTGGCCTCGCCCTTCTTCAGCAGCACCGCGTCCTGGGTGATCGGCTTGTACAGAGTCTGCGGCACCATCCAGCGCGAGCCGTCCTTGTCGTTGATCACCTGCGACAGCGCGACGAAACCGACCTCGGCGTTGCCGGTCTGCACGAACTGATAGGCCTGAGTGATGTTGGCGCCCTCGACCAGCTTCGGCTTCAGCTCGGCGTCCAGCTTCAGCGCCTGCATGGTTTCGACGGCGGCGGCGCCATAGGGCGCGGCGGTGGGGTTGCAGATCGACAGCTTGGCGAATTTGGCCTCCTTCAGCGTCTCCTCGCCCTTCACCACGCCGGGCGATTTGCTCCACAGCACCAGCTTGCCGACCGCGTAGGTGAACCGGCTGCCCTTGACCCCGAGCGGGCTCTCCTCGAGCTTCTGCGGCCGCGCCGAGTCCGCCGACAGGAACACCTGGAACGGCGCGTCCTGGTTGATCTGGGTGAAGAACTGGCCGCTGGAGCCGAAGCTCAGGACCGCCTCGTGGCCGGTCTTCTTCTGGAACGCCGCGGCGATTTCCTTGGCGGCCTCGGTGAAGTTGGCGGCGACCGCGACATTGGTGGACGCGGCGAAGGCCTGACCGGCCGACAGGCCGACCGCGACGGCGCCGAACAGCGCGAGTTTGAGGACGTGTTTCAAAGCATGTCTCCTAAGTGTGGACGATGAACTCTCATCCGTCATTGCGAGGAGGCGCAGCCGACGAAGCAATCCAGCCACTTGCACGGTGCTCCTGGATTGCTTCGTCGCTTCGCTCCTCGCAATGACGCGGATGCATGGGGATCAATCAATGGCGACGATGACGTGGGCGGCATCGAACAACGCGCAGGCCGGATCGCCGGGGGACAGCTTCATGTCGATGGCGCTGCGCGCGGTGATCGAGGCGGCCAGCGTCTTGTCGTCGCCGATGTCGAGCACGATCTCGGCATTGACGGCGGAGACGTCGGCGCGGCGGACCACGCCGCGCACGCAATTGCGCGCCGACACCATCGGCGCGGTGGCGCCCGGCGAGATCAGCACGAACGGCGCCTTGATCAGCACGATCACCTCGCGTCCGACCACGAGGCCCAGGCTGCGCACGCTCTCACTGGTCAGTAGTGCGTAGATCGTGGTGTCGGCCGACACCGCGACCGCGACCTCGGCGCTCAGGGTGTCGGAATTGATCTCGGTGATGGTGCCGCGGAGGGCGTTGCGGGCGCTGGTTTTCATGAAGAATCCGGAGACGAGATTGAGCGGGGAGATGCCGGTGCCGGCGAGGTCCGGCTCGATATTGCGGAATACCCGCGCCATCTCGGCCTCCAACCGGCCGAACGCCTCGATCACCCGCAGGCCGGTCGGCGTCAGCACCGCGCCGCCGCCGGCCTTGCCGCCGGTTCGGGTCTCCAGCAGCGGGCGGCCGAACATGTTGGTCATCGCGTCGAGCGCGTCCCACGCCGCCTTGTAGCTGAGGCCCGCCGCCTTGGCGCCGGCGGTGATGCTGCCCTCGCGCGCCACCGCCTGCAGCAGCCGGATGCGATCGCGGCCGACGCCGGAAATGTCCTTGGTCTTCAGGGTGACCGTGGCCTCGATTGACATAAAGACGGGCTCGCCGATGGTCGTATAGATGATCTATATAACGCTAACCCCGATCGGGACATTCCGCAACCAGGAGATTCGGCTATGAAGATCAGCGCCCGCAACCAGCTCAAGGGCACCATTATCGACATTCAGAAGGGCGCGACCACCTCGCATGTCCGCATCGACATCGGCGGCGGCGCGGTCGTCACCGCGGCGATCACCAATGAGGCGGTCGACGAGCTGAAGCTGGCCAAGGGCCAGGCGGCCATGGCGGTGATCAAGGCCTCGGACGTGCTGGTGGCGATCGACTGATGGCGGCCGGTCGACGCTGTGTGTGCGCAGCGTCGACCGGCGCTTCCCTCAGAACAGATAATTGAGACGCAGCATCGCCTGGTGGCGCTCGAAATTCGTGAGGTCGAGACGGCGCGGGTCGTTGATCGCCTTGCCCGCCACCTGCGCGCTCCAGGTGCCCGACAGGCCGACATTGTGCGCCAGATGCATCGAGAAGGTCGGGCCGAGATAGACCGCGTCGCCGACGAAGCGATCGAGCCCGAGGCCGTCATAGGCCCGCAGATAGCGCGCCTCGGCGCCGAGGATCAGATCCGGGCCGACTTTATAGGACATGGCGCCGTTCACCGAGAACTCCGAATCGCGCGTCCACTCGTTGGTGAGTTCGCGCGACGCGCCGCCGGAGTACCAGACGTTGATGGTGGCGAACAACGTGTTGCGGATCAGTTCCTTGTCCATCAGCGCGGCGAATTCGCTGCCATAGGTCTGGACATCGAAGCCGGTCAGTTCGTCGAACCTGTTCCACGCAGGCGCGGCGTGCAGCGTCAGGCCGAACGGCATCACGTCGCGGTCGAACAGCTTGTAGCGGAATTCGAGCGACGCGCCGGCCAGCGCTGTGCGGCGGTTGTCGATCATGTCGGGCACGCCGCCGACCCTGGTCGAGGCGAAACTGACGCCGGGCGCCACGCGAAAATTGTCGGTGAGCACGAACTTGACCTGCGACAGCACGCCGACGCCGGTATACGAGCCGGCGCGCCTGTTGAAGCGGCCGACGTTCTCGATCTCGAGTTCGATCTCGCCCTTCTTGCCGATATCGGAGCCCATGCTGAAGCCGAAAATGTGCTCGGTATCGACGCCGTCGTGCTGCGCCTGCGCGTCGAGCAGGTCGGCGCGCGGCTTGACGGCCCGCACGGCAGCGCTGGTCGAGGAAGCCGAGGCGGTGGACAGCCAGGACGGCGCGTCGCCGGCGTCAGCGGTGGCCGGCAGCATCGACCCGAGCGCCAAGGCGCCCAGCGCAACACAGAAAATCGATCTCCTGCGACGACCGCCCGCCGCATCAAATTGCAACAACATTCGACCCCCGAAATCGCAACGCAACTAATTCCGGGAACTAATTGCATGTGACAACGGGCCGGCGTCAAAGATTTTGTTCTATAGGATCAATAAGTTGGAAGCTGTTTAGATTTGATCCAAAACAATGACAGGGTAGTTAGTTACCAGAATATTCGCAGCCATCGTTCTTTCGTCGAACCCCGATGCGGGCAAGATCCGCGCTTCGGGCGACTCTCATCGAACCGGCGCATGATACAATATTCGCTCTGTGGTCGAGGCGCCCGACCCGCGCCGCTCGACCGTGCAACTTTGAGGACATGACATGAAGAAGCCCCCCCAGATCAATATCGGCATCTCCGAGAAACATCGCGGCAAGATCGCCGACGGGCTGTCGCGGCTGCTGGCGGATTCCTACACGCTGTATCTGATGACGCATAATTTCCACTGGAACGTCACCGGCCCGATGTTCAACACGCTGCATGCGATGTTCATGACGCAATATACCGAGCAGTGGACCGCGCTGGATCAGATCGCCGAGCGCATCCGCGCGCTGGGCTTCCCGGCGCCCGGCACCTACAAGGA
This genomic window contains:
- the modA gene encoding molybdate ABC transporter substrate-binding protein, whose amino-acid sequence is MTDESSSSTLRRHALKHVLKLALFGAVAVGLSAGQAFAASTNVAVAANFTEAAKEIAAAFQKKTGHEAVLSFGSSGQFFTQINQDAPFQVFLSADSARPQKLEESPLGVKGSRFTYAVGKLVLWSKSPGVVKGEETLKEAKFAKLSICNPTAAPYGAAAVETMQALKLDAELKPKLVEGANITQAYQFVQTGNAEVGFVALSQVINDKDGSRWMVPQTLYKPITQDAVLLKKGEANVAAKAFIDFLKGPEARAIIEKYGYEPGKVS
- a CDS encoding Dps family protein — its product is MKKPPQINIGISEKHRGKIADGLSRLLADSYTLYLMTHNFHWNVTGPMFNTLHAMFMTQYTEQWTALDQIAERIRALGFPAPGTYKEFVKLASIAEVEGQPKALDMVRHLVSAQEATARTARELFPIVGEANDQPTADLLTQRLDVHEKTAWMLRSLLED
- the modC gene encoding molybdenum ABC transporter ATP-binding protein, whose amino-acid sequence is MRATAPRSIRGEFRGRLGGFALDAAFSVPATGITGLFGPSGCGKSTVLRCLAGLQRLPGSRCEVDGDIWQDDAIFLKPHQRPIGYVFQEASLFQHLSVKANLLYGAPHGDALATAGAIGFDEVIDLLGLARLLERAPRNLSGGERQRVAIGRALLSQPKLLLMDEPLSALDRLTKDEILPFLERLHARLSLPVIYVSHDMAEIERLADHLVLMRAGKVLAAGPLHELQSDPALPLATARDAAVNFDAIVEAYDPGYGLLTLRIDGGHLLVPSAPVATGDRRRIRIAAGDVSLAREAPHGTSILNALPARIVATSPVGPNEILVVLALGPDGRGARLLARVTRRSWDQLRLAEGLDVFAQVKGVALAPERGVAGEGAK
- a CDS encoding TOBE domain-containing protein, producing the protein MKISARNQLKGTIIDIQKGATTSHVRIDIGGGAVVTAAITNEAVDELKLAKGQAAMAVIKASDVLVAID
- a CDS encoding TOBE domain-containing protein, yielding MSIEATVTLKTKDISGVGRDRIRLLQAVAREGSITAGAKAAGLSYKAAWDALDAMTNMFGRPLLETRTGGKAGGGAVLTPTGLRVIEAFGRLEAEMARVFRNIEPDLAGTGISPLNLVSGFFMKTSARNALRGTITEINSDTLSAEVAVAVSADTTIYALLTSESVRSLGLVVGREVIVLIKAPFVLISPGATAPMVSARNCVRGVVRRADVSAVNAEIVLDIGDDKTLAASITARSAIDMKLSPGDPACALFDAAHVIVAID
- a CDS encoding S8 family serine peptidase, encoding MVGVAGADFQQELLFAFGGGDPQITIAVLDGPVDRTHDCFRGARLAPLDTAAGARCADGHATAQGTHIASLIFGQPCSSVEGVAPLCRGLSVPIFGDDRPDCSQADLAQAIVMALDHGAHVIHISGGLFEGRRQPTAELSAAVAQCNDHNALIVAGAGRDGCASLLRRCGATNLLPVGAIDRHGRLIGGGDASLHEIGIAVPGARLIGAAREGGISERRGANYSAALIAGIAGLLLGAQTATGQAPDPAAAIEAILGSATPRLAARTDECQRAWIGRANVEAAAARLTGVIYDSAANSPFGLWHLAQTNPQSSVHAAFRPRA
- the modB gene encoding molybdate ABC transporter permease subunit — encoded protein: MHNLPPDIWQPVWLTIELAAITTIILLIVGTPIAWWLSRSRAAWKEGVAAVVAMPLVLPPTVLGFYLLVLMGPDGPGGALASLWGGRTLAFTFGGLVFGSVIYSMPFVVQPIRNAFDAIGDRPLEVAATLRASPLKAFWTVAVPLARPGFLAGAVLGFAHTVGEFGIVLMIGGNIPGSTKVLSVAIYDYVETSQWREANILAGGMAAFAFVVILTMMMLEKRTARIRG